One region of Primulina tabacum isolate GXHZ01 chromosome 1, ASM2559414v2, whole genome shotgun sequence genomic DNA includes:
- the LOC142547707 gene encoding uncharacterized protein LOC142547707, producing the protein MSAVVEIVDHQFVDGLQDLAIHIQKGSCTEAEIDRVGCETNSMDSCCHNGDCAICLDKIVLQETALVKGCEHAYCVTCILRWASYKNEPTCPQCKIPFEFLNIHRTLDGSINDFMFEESVCLLLRASWFNPLVVVEPEEADDEIEDYYYEDEEEDLDDAYLSSSSSSLRIGNRRWGDNGFVRSGRQEARPVFHSNIDNAGAGSSSRPKKKETASKEIVGRRAKRALKREAADKAAAEKHQLHLVRLGRK; encoded by the exons ATGTCGGCAGTTGTTGAAATCGTCGATCACCAATTCGTTGATGGTCTTCAAGATCTCGCGATCCATATCCag AAGGGAAGTTGTACAGAAGCAGAAATTGACCGAGTAGGGTGTGAGACTAACAGTATGGACAGCTGCTGTCATAATGGGGATTGTGCAATATGTTTGGACAAGATTGTGCTTCAAGAAACAGCTCTTGTAAAAGGTTGCGAGCATGCCTACTG TGTGACTTGCATCTTACGATGGGCTTCTTATAAAAATGAACCCACATGCCCTCAGTGTAAAATTCCATTCGAGTTTCTCAATATTCATCGCACACTTGATGGAAG CATCAATGATTTCATGTTTGAGGAGAGTGTATGCCTTCTTCTTAGAGCTTCATGGTTCAACCCATTGGTTGTGGTGGAACCGGAGGAGGCAGATGATGAAATAGAAGATTATTACTATGAGGATGAGGAAGAAGATTTAGATGATGCTTACTTAAGTAGTAGTTCCTCCAGTCTCCGTATTGGCAACCGAAGATGGGGAGACAATGGATTTGTTAGGTCAGGGAGGCAAGAAGCAAGACCTGTTTTTCACTCAAACATTGATAATGCAGGCGCTGGTTCGTCCAGTCGGCCTAAGAAGAAAGAGACCGCCTCCAAAGAAATAGTTGGGCGACGTGCAAAACGGGCATTAAAGCGTGAAGCTGCCGACAAGGCCGCCGCCGAAAAGCATCAGCTGCATTTGGTGAGGTTGGGCCGCAAGTAG